From a single Pseudophryne corroboree isolate aPseCor3 chromosome 6, aPseCor3.hap2, whole genome shotgun sequence genomic region:
- the LOC134932974 gene encoding uncharacterized protein LOC134932974, whose protein sequence is MLQRIYLLRKIPSHVKQIPAREPEWLASLRGAFSQISERVARTEHSTQALQSSMAVWSDTAPLGPTAVHSHKRALVQITQDDTDTGSGTADGDGDVSRGTASLAREVQLMIEAMRDVLNISDIPPEQVEEAFFTDGKKTPLAFPAFKELNAIFEKAWENPEKKFQISKRGSGCFSLPGGRLEKNGSPPPIVDASVSRLSNQVVLPVPGSTALKDPADRKVDATLKSVYTASGAILQPTIACAWISKAIAKWSITLQEDLTTMDKGDVDLFLRNIQDSAGFLVESMKDQGSMAAGISMSVSAHRGLWLRQWSADVESRKSVESLPYTGQALFGEALDAWIATATAGKSPFLPLAAPATKKPFSPNTSVLSAH, encoded by the coding sequence atgctgcagaggatatatcttctcaggaagatcccatcccatgtaaagcagatcccggctagggaaccggaatggttagcctctcttaggggggctttttctcagatttctgaaagggttgcaagaacTGAGCATTCAACTCAggcattgcagtcctctatggcagtatggtcagaTACTGCTCCCCTGGGGCccactgcggtacattctcacaaacgtgctcttgtccaaattacgcaggatgacacggataccggttCTGGCACagcggacggtgatggggatgtgtcaagggggacggcatcacttgctagggaggtgcagttgatgattgaagccatgcgggatgtgttaaatatttctgacattcctcctgagcaggttgaggaggcttttttcacagacgGTAAGAAAACCCCTCTCGCCTTCCCTGCTTTTAAGGAACtaaatgccatttttgaaaaggcctgggaaaacccggagaaaaaattccagatctctaaaaggggttctggttgcttttcccttcccggaggccgattagaaaaaaatgggagtcccccgcctatagttgacgcctctgtttccaggctgtcaaaccaggtggtcttaccagtcccgggatctactgcgttgaaagacccagcagatcgcaaagtggatgctacgctcaagtcagtatacacagcttcaggggctatattgcagcccactattgcctgtgcatggatttctaaagctatagcaaagtggtcaatcactctgcaggaggacttgactacgatggataaaggtgacgttgatttgtttttacgtaacatacaggattctgcagggtttctggtggaatccatgaaggatcagGGTTCCATGGCGGCAGGaatctccatgtctgtctcggctcacaggggtctctggctgcgccaatggtctgcggacgtggaatccaggaaaagtgtggagagcctaccctatacaggtcaggctctgtttggggaggcgctggatgcgtggattgccactgctacagcgggtaagtctccttttcttcccttagctgcaccggctacgaagaagcctttttctcccaacacgtcagtcctttcggcccactag